The segment ATTTATATAACCATTTTTTCATGCGCTCCACCTACCTAATATATGTATAATTTAGAAACATGCTCTCTTAATTATATACGAATCATGGAAGAAAAGGTTTCATCTTTTTTCTATTCATTGTACAATAATTATGAATCTTATGTACGTTTTTTAAAGGAGGTTAGTTTTAATGGACACTTCAATCGTAATCGGTCTTGGCTTACTTTTAATGTTAGGTTACATGACTTCTTTATGCTTCACGGACTAATTTTATCATTTATTCCTGCCACCTAATTTTAGATTGGGTGGTTTTCTACTTTATGATCTTCAGTGCAATACCCCGGAAAAATAAAAAAGCCCATAACGACTTCAGAGGAAATCGTTACGAGCTATACACAACTCCCTATTATAATGATTCAGAAAATTGATGGGTCTAACTTATTCATTTAAAGTTGCAGGATTATTTTTATTTTGTTGCTTTTCTTTATTTTCATTCTTATTTTGCTTTTTGGCCTGATTATTCTTACCAATTACGCCTAAATCATCAGCACTAATGTCGTACCCGTAGCCAAACTCTTCCCGACCTAGCTTATTTTTACCTCGATTATTTTTTGTCAAAATATCACCTCCACAAAATAGATTAGCCATTTTGTGAAAATCTATACTTAACGTGTTTGAACGTAAACGAAATAAAGTTTCAAACATTTTCGCCCTTAAAATTGGACAAGGGGCACCTTCAATTAAGAAGGCACCCCTTTAGTATTTGATAGATAGTTTTATAAATAAATGTATGTCTCGACCCGATCATCCGGGGAATTTATCTATTATTAGAAGCCTATAGCTCCTGTTTTAACCGCGGTAAAATTCAACTAATTTTTTCTAACTTAAGCAACATAGTCCCAACCTTCTACTATGTCCTTGCAGCCCTTTAGCATGCGCCAGTGTGAAAAAGTATCTTCAAAAACACTAGTGGAACGCCAATTTATAAATACCACTATCTAAAATAGCATAATCAAATAATAGCACAGATGTTTTCATTTGTAAAACCAATTGCCCGACTATGCTTTTTTTTCGCAATCCGCTATACTAATAGCTATTATGTATTTGGCGTATATGCGACCAGATTATGACTAAAGGAGCTACATCTACATGACGACTGAAGTAGAAACAGATCTTTCCATCCAAATGAAGCGCATGGCCGTTGCGGTTATTAATATGGAGCAAAATCGCTTTATGGCCGCGCAAAACACGATGGATTTAACAACACTTGAACAGGACGTGTATTCACAGTTTTTCGAACAATATATTGATGCAACATTAAATAGTCCAAAATCCGTTGCATGCAAGTTTTTAGATTCGGATAATGATATTTTAACGAAGATGAACCGTTATATCGAATATCCAGATGACACGCATTTCTTATCGTTAACAAATGATATATCAAATAAACTATTCCAAATCATGCAAAATGTTTCGAGCAGTAATGGCTCTGTTTTTGTTGCCCATGTGGAATTAATCGGCGAGCAGTACTTGCTTTTCCTAAAAATTGACCCACAAGATGCGGTGCAAATTGATTTAGAAACACGCGATTTAAAAACGATAGAGAATATTTTACCAGATGCCTTTAGCCGCGTTCAAAAGTGCGCACTGATTCGCATGGATTATGACCCGCTGGAAGAAAACTTATATGTGCTCGACAAGCAATCGGACGGAGAACCAGCGAAGTTTTTCATGGAAACTTTTTTACAGGCGACTCCAGTTGCAACGGATAAAAAGAAAACGAAAATGTTAATGACCGAGCTGTATGAAACGATCCAGCCGACATTGGCAGAAGACAAGGCCCCTCTTTTACAGCAAGTCATTGATGAAGAATTTGAAAATGGCAAATACATTGAGCTTGAAGCATCTGTGCATAATATTTATGAAGCAATCGCCCCTGCAGAAGAACGAGAAAGCTTTGTTTCGCAAAACTCGAAAATGTTCATTAACGAATTTACAGAACGAAATCCAAGTTTCACACCTAATTTTGAAGCGAAACGGGATGACTTACAAGTAGTGTATAAATCCGAAAATAACGAAATTGTTTTTAAGTATGA is part of the Solibacillus sp. FSL K6-1523 genome and harbors:
- a CDS encoding nucleoid-associated protein codes for the protein MTTEVETDLSIQMKRMAVAVINMEQNRFMAAQNTMDLTTLEQDVYSQFFEQYIDATLNSPKSVACKFLDSDNDILTKMNRYIEYPDDTHFLSLTNDISNKLFQIMQNVSSSNGSVFVAHVELIGEQYLLFLKIDPQDAVQIDLETRDLKTIENILPDAFSRVQKCALIRMDYDPLEENLYVLDKQSDGEPAKFFMETFLQATPVATDKKKTKMLMTELYETIQPTLAEDKAPLLQQVIDEEFENGKYIELEASVHNIYEAIAPAEERESFVSQNSKMFINEFTERNPSFTPNFEAKRDDLQVVYKSENNEIVFKYDKNLNDIDIQHDQISGTYTITIKNSDDLQFALRKK